One window from the genome of Perca flavescens isolate YP-PL-M2 chromosome 17, PFLA_1.0, whole genome shotgun sequence encodes:
- the wipf1b gene encoding WAS/WASL-interacting protein family member 1 has protein sequence MPGPPPPPPPGPPPPPTFAVANTEKPNLNRSEQHGRNALLSDISKGARLKKAVTNDRSGPLLDKPKGGVGGGGGGGGGGGGGGGGGGGGGGGAPAGLGGLFAGGMPKLRSAANSGKNDSGPSRGPVFPPGVRSSGPTPFGGGGGSAGPPKLPGAPAASRSNAPDLPKGRPSFSSRQDTPGGPPPPVPNTPRPNQGFQLRGGPPPPSLPGGPRPSPASGPPPPSVSPGRHGPLPPPPGGSATGPRPGFSAPAPPPPNSGRPSLPPTPGGRPPLPDDRPPPPPAPLGGRRPSMPRDVPPPPPSVNSKPSSAVSSSPAPRSSAGGGVPPLPPGRPGPPPLPPTPAGGDDHSTPRLPQRNISLNSNGPAPPPGRTGPLPPPPNERPPSLGRNPSSTRTGPLPPPPPSGRNVGGGSVRSSPAPSPIGRPGPEPPRGGPGGRPPLPPDRPGIGGFPPPPPLMGNGFQNSHHNQIQDEWESRFTFHPVLDLPPPEPYVPFQKTYPSKIGKTESRGPGKKERGAPPLPPIPR, from the exons ATGCCGGGCCCTcctcccccaccacccccaGGGCCTCCACCTCCTCCCACCTTTGCTGTT gcCAACACAGAGAAGCCAAATCTAAATCGTTCAGAGCAGCATGGAAGGAACGCTCTGTTGTCTGACATCTCTAAAGGCGCCAGATTAAAAAAAGCTGTTACCAATGACCGCAGTGGACCTTTACTGGACA AACCCAAAGGAGGAGTCGGTGGAGGCGGTGGAGGCGGGGGAGGCGGcggaggtggtggtggaggaggaggaggaggaggtggcggGGCTCCTGCTGGTTTGGGAGGCCTATTTGCAGGAGGGATGCCAAAACTGAGATCTGCGGCAAACAGTGGTAAAAATG ACTCAGGACCCAGCCGAGGACCCGTGTTCCCACCAGGAGTCCGCTCTAGTGGGCCAACCCCCTTCGGTGGTGGTGGGGGCTCCGCTGGCCCCCCTAAACTCCCAGGGGCCCCTGCTGCTTCCCGTAGCAACGCCCCTGATCTTCCCAAGGGCCGGCCAAGTTTCTCATCCAGACAAGACACTCCAGGAGGCCCCCCTCCTCCTGTACCCAACACACCTCGACCAAACCAGGGCTTCCAGCTTCGTGGGGGCCCGCCTCCGCCGTCACTTCCTGGAGGACCCAGGCCCAGCCCAGCTTCCGGACCTCCACCTCCTAGTGTTTCACCAGGGAGGCACGGACCTCTCCCTCCCCCACCAGGAGGCTCCGCAACTGGGCCAAGACCAGGATTCTCTGCACCTGCTCCTCCACCCCCAAACAGCGGCCGACCCTCCTTACCGCCCACTCCTGGTGGGAGGCCTCCACTTCCTGACGACcgaccccccccaccaccagctCCTCTGGGGGGTCGTCGGCCATCTATGCCCCGCGATgtgccccctcctcctccctctgtcaACTCCAAGCCTTCCTCCGCTGTCTCTTCCTCCCCTGCCCCTCGTTCCTCAGCGGGTGGGGGCGTGCCCCCTCTCCCGCCAGGCCGACCGGGCCCCCCTCCTCTCCCGCCCACCCCAGCTGGAGGGGATGACCACAGCACCCCTCGTCTGCCCCAAAGGAACATATCACTCAACAG CAATGGCCCAGCTCCACCACCTGGTCGGACAGGACCTCTCCCACCTCCACCAAACGAGAGGCCGCCATCTCTTGGAAGGAACCCGTCCTCCACACGCACAG ggcctcttcctccccctcctccctcagGCCGTAATGTGGGAGGGGGCAGTGTGAGGTCGTCACCAGCTCCTTCTCCTATTGGTCGGCCAGGCCCGGAGCCCCCTCGTGGGGGACCCGGCGGTAGACCTCCCCTCCCTCCAGACAGGCCAGGTATTGGAGggttccctcctcctccaccactcaTGGGTAACGGCTTCCAAAACTCTCACCACAACCAGATACAGG ACGAGTGGGAGAGTCGGTTCACTTTCCATCCAGTGTTGGACCTTCCTCCACCTGAGCCCTATGTGCCCTTTCAGAAGACCTACCCCAGCAAGATTGGCAAGACTGAAAGCagag GACCTGGTAAAAAGGAAAGAGGagctccccctcttcctcctatTCCCAGGTGA